In Micromonospora purpureochromogenes, a single window of DNA contains:
- the nuoF gene encoding NADH-quinone oxidoreductase subunit NuoF — protein MTTPRPQTLAKLTPVLTKRWLSPDAWRIGTYEKLDGYAALRKALKAHPDDLIQLIKDSGLRGRGGAGFPTGLKWGFIPQGDGKPHYLVVNADEGEPGTCKDLPLMTHDPHSLVEGVIIASYAIRANRAYIYIRGEAVHAARRLRNAVQEAYAKGYLGRDIQGTGFDLDLVVHSGAGAYICGEETALLDSLEGFRGQPRLRPPFPATHGLYASPTVVNNVGTIASVPYIVLGGADWWKTMGTEKSSGPMIYSLSGRIANPGQFECSMGITLRELIELAGGMQPGHNLRFWTPGGSSTPLLTAEHLDVPLDFEGVAAAGSILGTTATQIFSDQDCPVYATYRWLEFYHHESCGKCTPCREGNYWMVRVYRRILAGQGTHEDLDTLLDTCDNILGRSFCGLGDGATSPVTSSLKYFKQDYLDYIEGRTAPKLSDKQLVGAH, from the coding sequence GTGACCACGCCTCGGCCGCAGACGCTGGCCAAGCTCACGCCGGTGCTCACCAAGCGCTGGCTGTCGCCGGACGCCTGGCGGATCGGCACCTACGAGAAGCTCGACGGCTACGCGGCGCTGCGCAAGGCGCTCAAGGCGCACCCGGACGACCTGATCCAGCTGATCAAGGACTCCGGCCTGCGCGGCCGGGGCGGCGCCGGCTTCCCCACCGGTCTCAAGTGGGGCTTCATCCCGCAGGGCGACGGCAAGCCGCACTACCTGGTGGTCAACGCCGACGAGGGCGAGCCGGGCACCTGCAAGGACCTGCCGCTGATGACGCACGACCCGCACTCGCTGGTCGAAGGCGTGATCATCGCGTCGTACGCGATCCGGGCCAACCGGGCCTACATCTACATCCGCGGCGAGGCGGTGCACGCCGCGCGCCGGCTGCGCAACGCCGTGCAGGAGGCGTACGCCAAGGGCTACCTCGGGCGCGACATCCAGGGCACCGGCTTCGACCTCGACCTGGTGGTGCACTCCGGCGCCGGGGCGTACATCTGCGGTGAGGAGACCGCGCTGCTGGACTCGCTGGAGGGCTTCCGGGGCCAGCCGCGGCTGCGCCCGCCGTTCCCGGCGACCCACGGCCTGTACGCCAGCCCGACCGTGGTCAACAACGTCGGCACCATCGCCAGCGTGCCGTACATCGTGCTGGGCGGCGCGGACTGGTGGAAGACCATGGGCACGGAGAAGTCCTCCGGGCCGATGATCTACTCGCTTTCCGGCCGGATCGCCAACCCGGGCCAGTTCGAGTGCTCGATGGGGATCACCCTGCGCGAGCTGATCGAGCTGGCCGGCGGCATGCAGCCCGGGCACAACCTGCGGTTCTGGACGCCGGGTGGCTCGTCGACGCCGCTGCTGACCGCCGAGCACCTGGACGTGCCGCTGGACTTCGAGGGGGTGGCGGCGGCCGGCTCGATCCTGGGCACCACGGCCACCCAGATCTTCTCCGACCAGGACTGCCCGGTCTACGCGACCTACCGGTGGCTGGAGTTCTACCACCACGAGTCGTGCGGCAAGTGCACCCCGTGCCGCGAGGGCAACTACTGGATGGTCCGGGTCTACCGGCGGATCCTCGCCGGTCAGGGCACCCACGAGGACCTGGACACCCTGCTCGACACCTGCGACAACATCCTGGGCCGTTCGTTCTGCGGCCTCGGTGACGGTGCGACCAGCCCGGTGACCTCGTCGCTGAAGTACTTCAAGCAGGACTACCTCGACTACATCGAGGGACGTACCGCGCCGAAGCTGTCGGACAAGCAGTTGGTGGGAGCGCACTGA
- a CDS encoding NADH-quinone oxidoreductase subunit D, translating into MTTSNYATERETTEGRVFTVTGGDWDQVVSGTDPINDERIVVNMGPQHPSTHGVLRLVLELEGETVREARSVVGYLHTGIEKNLEYRNWVQGSTFVTRMDYLAPLFNETAYALAVEKLLGITDEVTERATTIRVLMMELNRISSHLVWLATTGMELGAISIMLYGFREREYILDIFETITGLRMNHAYVRPGGVAQDVPDEAVAKIRDFLKMMPKKLKEYEDLLSGQPIWTERTKGVAVLDVTGCVALGVTGPVLRSAGLAWDLRKTMPYCGYETYEFDVPTHPDGDVWGRYQVRLAEIRESLKLVEQALDRLKPGPVMVADRKIAWPAQLAIGVDGMGNSLEHVAKIMGQSMESLIHHFKLVTEGFRVPPGQVYVGIESPRGELGVHAVSDGGTRPYRVHYREPSFVNLQALPAMAEGGLIADVIAGGASLDPVMGGCDR; encoded by the coding sequence GTGACCACGTCCAACTACGCGACCGAGCGCGAGACCACCGAGGGCAGGGTCTTCACCGTCACCGGTGGGGACTGGGACCAGGTCGTCTCCGGCACCGACCCGATCAACGACGAGCGGATCGTCGTCAACATGGGTCCGCAGCACCCGTCGACGCACGGCGTGCTCCGGCTGGTCCTGGAGCTGGAGGGCGAGACGGTCCGCGAGGCCCGCTCGGTCGTCGGCTACCTGCACACCGGCATCGAGAAGAACCTCGAATACCGCAACTGGGTCCAGGGCTCGACCTTCGTGACCCGGATGGACTACCTCGCCCCGCTGTTCAACGAGACGGCGTACGCGCTGGCGGTGGAGAAGCTGCTCGGCATCACCGACGAGGTGACCGAGCGGGCCACCACCATCCGGGTCCTGATGATGGAGCTCAACCGGATCTCCTCGCACCTGGTCTGGCTGGCCACCACCGGCATGGAGCTGGGCGCGATCTCGATCATGCTCTACGGCTTCCGGGAGCGGGAGTACATCCTCGACATCTTCGAGACCATCACCGGCCTGCGGATGAACCACGCGTACGTCCGGCCGGGCGGCGTCGCGCAGGACGTGCCGGACGAGGCGGTCGCCAAGATCCGCGACTTCCTGAAGATGATGCCGAAGAAGCTCAAGGAGTACGAGGACCTCCTCTCCGGCCAGCCGATCTGGACCGAGCGGACCAAGGGCGTGGCGGTCCTCGACGTGACCGGCTGCGTCGCGCTCGGCGTGACCGGCCCGGTGCTCCGCTCCGCCGGCCTGGCCTGGGACCTGCGCAAGACCATGCCGTACTGCGGGTACGAGACGTACGAGTTCGACGTCCCGACCCACCCCGACGGCGACGTCTGGGGTCGCTACCAGGTCCGGCTCGCCGAGATCCGCGAGTCGCTGAAGCTGGTCGAGCAGGCGCTGGACCGGTTGAAGCCGGGCCCGGTGATGGTCGCCGACCGCAAGATCGCCTGGCCGGCGCAGCTGGCCATCGGCGTGGACGGCATGGGCAACTCGCTGGAGCACGTCGCCAAGATCATGGGTCAGTCGATGGAGTCGCTGATCCACCACTTCAAGCTGGTCACCGAGGGCTTCCGGGTTCCTCCGGGCCAGGTGTACGTCGGCATCGAGTCGCCCCGCGGCGAGCTGGGCGTGCACGCGGTCTCCGACGGTGGCACCCGGCCCTACCGGGTGCACTACCGGGAGCCGAGCTTCGTCAACCTCCAGGCCCTTCCGGCGATGGCCGAGGGCGGCCTGATCGCCGACGTGATCGCCGGTGGCGCCTCGCTGGACCCCGTCATGGGGGGGTGTGACAGGTGA
- a CDS encoding NADH-quinone oxidoreductase subunit C translates to MTAPNDRTNDGGVPVPVTPAGASSGAPAEHPPSSPAGRGMFGNQGSGDVSGYGGLVRQRRPIEETPRPYGGYFDEVRDALEEAYPAFGDAIEKVVVDRGELTLHVRPERIAEVCQVMRDDLALRFELCSSVSGVDYLGADGRRLHAVYQLTSMTYRRRVRLEAAVSAEQPHLPSVTAVYPTADWQEREAYDMFGIVFDGHPNLTRILMPDDWEGHPQRKDYPLGGVPVEYKGAEIPPPDRRRSYQ, encoded by the coding sequence GTGACCGCACCGAACGACAGGACCAACGACGGCGGGGTGCCGGTACCGGTCACCCCGGCGGGGGCCAGCAGTGGCGCCCCCGCCGAGCACCCGCCGTCCAGCCCCGCCGGCCGAGGCATGTTCGGCAACCAGGGCAGCGGTGACGTCTCCGGCTACGGCGGCCTGGTCCGCCAGCGCCGGCCGATCGAGGAGACCCCCCGGCCGTACGGCGGGTACTTCGACGAGGTCCGCGACGCGCTGGAGGAGGCGTACCCGGCCTTCGGCGACGCGATCGAGAAGGTCGTCGTCGACCGCGGCGAGCTGACCCTGCACGTCCGCCCGGAGCGGATCGCCGAGGTCTGCCAGGTGATGCGGGACGACCTGGCGCTGCGCTTCGAGCTCTGCTCCTCGGTCTCTGGCGTGGACTACCTCGGCGCCGACGGCCGGCGGCTGCACGCCGTCTACCAGCTCACCTCGATGACCTACCGGCGTCGGGTCCGGCTGGAGGCCGCGGTCTCCGCCGAGCAGCCGCACCTGCCGAGCGTCACCGCCGTCTACCCGACCGCCGACTGGCAGGAGCGGGAGGCGTACGACATGTTCGGCATCGTCTTCGACGGCCACCCCAACCTCACCCGGATCCTGATGCCGGACGACTGGGAGGGGCACCCGCAGCGCAAGGACTACCCGCTCGGCGGCGTGCCCGTCGAGTACAAGGGCGCGGAAATTCCACCGCCGGACCGTAGGAGGTCCTACCAGTGA
- a CDS encoding NuoB/complex I 20 kDa subunit family protein, with translation MGIEEKLPAGVLLTSVEKLVNWSRKSSVWGATFGLACCAIEMMAAGGPHYDMGRWGMEVFRASPRQADLMIVAGRVSQKMAPVLRQIYDQMAEPRWVLSMGVCASSGGMFNNYAIVQGVDHVVPVDMYLPGCPPRPEMLIDAILKLREKIMYEPLGANGRKMLQARQERGDVPVVPYGSMPSSYRNDKARRAEWTKAVREGREEQLRIENWMNAQNHLHAHGGPK, from the coding sequence ATGGGCATCGAGGAGAAGCTCCCGGCCGGCGTCCTGCTCACCTCCGTGGAGAAGCTGGTCAACTGGTCGCGGAAGTCGTCCGTCTGGGGCGCCACCTTCGGCCTGGCCTGCTGCGCCATCGAGATGATGGCCGCCGGTGGCCCGCACTACGACATGGGCCGCTGGGGCATGGAGGTCTTCCGGGCCTCGCCGCGTCAGGCCGACCTGATGATCGTGGCCGGCCGGGTGAGCCAGAAGATGGCTCCGGTCCTGCGCCAGATCTACGACCAGATGGCGGAGCCCCGCTGGGTGCTCTCCATGGGCGTCTGCGCCAGCAGCGGCGGCATGTTCAACAACTACGCGATCGTCCAGGGCGTCGACCACGTGGTGCCGGTGGACATGTACCTCCCCGGCTGCCCGCCGCGGCCCGAGATGCTCATCGACGCGATCCTCAAGCTCCGCGAGAAGATCATGTACGAGCCGCTGGGCGCGAACGGCCGCAAGATGCTCCAGGCCCGCCAGGAGCGCGGCGACGTCCCGGTCGTGCCGTACGGCTCGATGCCGTCCTCGTACCGCAACGACAAGGCCCGGCGTGCCGAGTGGACGAAGGCCGTCCGCGAGGGGCGCGAGGAGCAGCTGCGGATCGAGAACTGGATGAACGCCCAGAACCACCTCCACGCGCACGGGGGCCCGAAGTGA
- a CDS encoding NADH-quinone oxidoreductase subunit A, giving the protein MSLSPYAPIIGLFALAAGFSLFSVAAARFAGPRRFNKAKLEAYECGIEPSPQPVGGGRFPIKFYLTAMLFIVFDIEIIFLYPWAVSFDALPIFGFVEMVMFIVAVFVAYAYVWRRGGLDWD; this is encoded by the coding sequence ATGTCGCTCTCGCCTTACGCACCGATCATCGGGCTGTTCGCCCTCGCCGCGGGGTTCTCGCTGTTCTCCGTGGCCGCCGCCCGCTTCGCCGGTCCCCGGCGCTTCAACAAGGCCAAGCTCGAGGCGTACGAGTGTGGCATCGAGCCGAGCCCGCAGCCGGTCGGCGGCGGCCGGTTCCCGATCAAGTTCTACCTGACGGCGATGCTCTTCATCGTCTTCGACATCGAGATCATCTTCCTCTACCCCTGGGCGGTCTCGTTCGACGCCCTGCCGATCTTCGGCTTCGTGGAGATGGTCATGTTCATCGTCGCGGTCTTCGTCGCATACGCCTACGTGTGGCGGCGCGGCGGCCTGGACTGGGACTGA
- a CDS encoding geranylgeranyl reductase family protein translates to MTAVENDADVIVVGAGPGGSATAYHLARHGVRVLLLEKTEFPREKVCGDGLTPRAVRQLVRMGVDTSPEAGWLHNKGLRVIGGGVRLELDWPDLASFPNYGLVRTRLDFDDLLAQRAVAAGAKLRTSVNVVGPVLGADDRVIGVQAEVGPEKEPATFHAPLVVAADGVSGRFPLALGLAKREDRPIGVAVRRYYRSPAKHDDNYLESWLELRSKDSGDNLLPGYGWIFGLGDGRVNVGLGVLNSSSAFGKTNYRRLLTDWLANTPEDWGMTDEANAEGPVLGAALPMGFNRVPHYTRGVLLVGDSGGMVNPFNGEGIAYAMESGELAAEVMVQALARPAGPERERALAAYPTELKARFGGYYRLGGIFVKLIGRPEVMRMATKHGMPHPTLMRFVLKLLANLTDPRGGDAMDRVINAMTKAAPAV, encoded by the coding sequence ATGACCGCGGTGGAGAACGACGCCGACGTGATCGTCGTGGGCGCCGGTCCCGGAGGATCGGCTACCGCGTACCACCTGGCGCGGCACGGCGTGCGTGTGCTGCTGCTGGAGAAGACCGAGTTCCCTCGGGAGAAGGTCTGCGGCGACGGGCTCACCCCGCGCGCCGTACGGCAGCTCGTCCGGATGGGTGTGGACACCTCACCCGAGGCGGGTTGGCTGCACAACAAGGGCCTGCGGGTGATCGGCGGCGGGGTGCGCCTCGAACTGGACTGGCCCGACCTGGCCAGCTTCCCCAACTACGGCCTGGTCCGCACCCGGCTGGACTTCGACGACCTGCTCGCCCAGCGCGCGGTCGCCGCCGGTGCCAAGCTGCGCACCAGCGTGAACGTGGTCGGTCCGGTGCTCGGCGCCGACGACCGGGTGATCGGCGTGCAGGCCGAGGTCGGCCCGGAGAAGGAGCCGGCCACCTTCCACGCGCCGCTGGTGGTCGCCGCCGACGGCGTCTCCGGCCGCTTCCCGCTCGCCCTCGGGCTGGCCAAGCGCGAGGACCGGCCGATCGGCGTGGCCGTCCGGCGCTACTACCGCTCGCCGGCCAAGCACGACGACAACTACCTGGAGTCCTGGCTGGAGCTGCGCAGCAAGGACAGCGGCGACAACCTGCTGCCCGGCTACGGCTGGATCTTCGGCCTCGGTGACGGCCGGGTCAACGTCGGCCTGGGCGTGCTCAACTCCTCCTCGGCCTTCGGCAAGACCAACTACCGCCGGCTGCTCACCGACTGGCTGGCCAACACCCCCGAGGACTGGGGGATGACCGACGAGGCGAACGCCGAGGGTCCGGTCCTCGGCGCGGCGCTGCCGATGGGCTTCAACCGGGTTCCGCACTACACCCGGGGCGTGCTGCTGGTCGGCGACTCCGGCGGCATGGTCAACCCGTTCAACGGCGAGGGCATCGCGTACGCGATGGAGTCCGGTGAGCTGGCCGCCGAGGTGATGGTGCAGGCGCTGGCCCGGCCCGCCGGCCCGGAGCGGGAGCGCGCGCTGGCGGCGTACCCGACGGAGCTGAAGGCGCGGTTCGGCGGCTACTACCGGCTCGGCGGGATCTTCGTGAAGCTGATCGGCCGTCCGGAGGTCATGCGCATGGCCACCAAGCACGGCATGCCGCACCCGACGCTGATGCGCTTCGTGCTCAAGCTGCTGGCCAACCTGACCGACCCCCGTGGCGGGGACGCGATGGACCGGGTCATCAACGCGATGACGAAGGCGGCGCCAGCCGTCTGA
- a CDS encoding demethylmenaquinone methyltransferase: MSRTPQGQRASLDKQPHEVAAMFDGVAARYDLTNTVLSFGQDRSWRRATRAALDLGPGERVLDVGAGTGVSTEELAQSGAYAIGADLSLGMLHAGKRTRPQVPLLAGDALKLPFADASFDAVTISFALRNVNDTDAALGELARVTKPGGRLVICEFSTPVNPAFRTVYLSYLMRSLPAVARAVSSNPDAYVYLAESIRAWPDQAALAARVGAAGWGRVAWRNLTGGVVALHRAIRD, translated from the coding sequence GTGAGCCGTACCCCGCAGGGCCAGCGCGCCAGCCTGGACAAGCAGCCGCACGAGGTCGCCGCGATGTTCGACGGCGTGGCGGCCCGCTACGACCTGACCAACACCGTCCTCTCCTTCGGGCAGGACCGGTCCTGGCGGCGGGCCACCCGGGCCGCGCTCGACCTGGGGCCGGGGGAGCGGGTGCTGGACGTGGGCGCGGGCACGGGCGTCTCGACCGAGGAGCTGGCCCAGTCCGGGGCGTACGCGATCGGCGCCGACCTGTCGCTGGGGATGCTGCACGCCGGCAAACGGACCCGGCCGCAGGTGCCGCTGCTGGCCGGCGACGCGCTGAAGCTGCCCTTCGCCGACGCCAGCTTCGACGCGGTGACCATCTCCTTCGCGCTGCGCAACGTCAACGACACCGACGCGGCGCTGGGCGAGCTGGCCCGGGTGACGAAGCCGGGTGGCCGCCTGGTGATCTGCGAGTTCAGCACCCCGGTCAACCCCGCCTTCCGGACGGTCTACCTGTCGTACCTGATGCGGTCGCTGCCGGCGGTGGCGCGCGCGGTGTCCAGCAATCCCGACGCGTACGTCTACCTGGCGGAGTCGATCCGGGCCTGGCCGGACCAGGCGGCGCTCGCCGCCCGGGTCGGCGCGGCCGGCTGGGGACGGGTGGCCTGGCGCAACCTGACCGGCGGCGTGGTGGCGCTGCACCGGGCGATCCGCGACTGA
- a CDS encoding LPXTG cell wall anchor domain-containing protein: MTLFHRSALARAGAVALLAAGGLATVAAPAHAADQADLELIPISKELAKGVKEAKAKPFKFQVDNTRGTVDAKDVAVTVETKGLKAGKVGVVVPDGCEVEDNRFTCLLGDLTAGTTENFGIPLFSTGGRGDAGTLTVTISAATADPDLENNTVEHDITVARPGYDLTTWVQDVYADVTVDGDEAGESGRKPVKPGDTAPLDWAIYNDGSRKATGVAYGITLPAGVTFAEVPEGCVEQELGGLAQAYCEDAGAVLRPGQFYTSDVRVKVGADVTEKVLRPGFVFAAGLDAAQGQPEEEPQVASLGQRRAFTETDDLDNTAQFDVFVDLSTGPSPSPSPTGQPTATPSGQPTATPTSGGGNGGGDGGLPVTGVQVGLIGGIGGAVLLAGGALLVLSRRRKVVLVTPGDEKSED, encoded by the coding sequence ATGACACTGTTCCACCGCTCGGCCCTGGCGCGCGCCGGTGCCGTCGCCCTGCTCGCCGCCGGTGGTCTCGCCACCGTGGCCGCCCCGGCGCACGCCGCCGACCAGGCGGACCTCGAGCTGATCCCGATCAGCAAGGAGTTGGCCAAGGGCGTCAAGGAGGCCAAGGCCAAGCCGTTCAAGTTCCAGGTCGACAACACGCGCGGCACCGTCGACGCCAAGGACGTCGCGGTCACCGTCGAGACCAAGGGCCTCAAGGCCGGCAAGGTCGGCGTGGTCGTCCCGGACGGCTGCGAGGTCGAGGACAACCGCTTCACCTGCCTGCTCGGCGACCTGACCGCCGGCACCACTGAGAACTTCGGCATCCCGCTCTTCTCCACCGGCGGCCGCGGCGACGCCGGCACGCTGACGGTCACCATCAGCGCGGCCACCGCCGACCCCGACCTGGAGAACAACACCGTCGAGCACGACATCACCGTCGCCCGACCCGGCTACGACCTCACCACCTGGGTGCAGGACGTGTACGCCGACGTGACGGTCGACGGCGACGAGGCCGGCGAGTCCGGCCGCAAGCCGGTCAAGCCCGGCGACACCGCCCCGCTGGACTGGGCGATCTACAACGACGGTAGCCGGAAGGCGACCGGCGTCGCGTACGGCATCACGCTGCCGGCCGGCGTCACCTTCGCCGAGGTGCCCGAGGGCTGCGTCGAGCAGGAGCTGGGCGGGCTCGCCCAGGCGTACTGCGAGGACGCCGGCGCGGTGCTGCGGCCGGGCCAGTTCTACACCTCGGACGTACGGGTGAAGGTCGGCGCGGACGTCACCGAGAAGGTGCTCCGGCCGGGCTTCGTCTTCGCCGCCGGTCTCGACGCCGCCCAGGGGCAGCCCGAGGAGGAGCCGCAGGTCGCCAGCCTCGGCCAGCGCCGGGCGTTCACCGAGACCGACGACCTGGACAACACCGCCCAGTTCGACGTTTTCGTCGACCTGAGCACCGGGCCGTCGCCGAGCCCGAGCCCGACCGGCCAGCCCACCGCCACGCCGAGCGGCCAACCGACCGCGACCCCGACCTCGGGCGGCGGCAACGGTGGCGGTGACGGCGGTCTGCCGGTGACCGGCGTGCAGGTCGGCCTGATCGGTGGCATCGGCGGCGCCGTGCTGCTCGCGGGCGGGGCGCTGCTGGTGCTCTCCCGCCGGCGCAAGGTGGTGCTGGTGACCCCGGGCGACGAGAAGTCCGAGGACTGA
- the mqnC gene encoding cyclic dehypoxanthinyl futalosine synthase → MTVSREIDDILQRGADGGRITPEEALLLYTEAPFHALGEAADAVRRRRYPDNIVTYLIDRNINYTNVCVTACKFCAFYRAPKHKEGWTHPTEEILRRCGEAVELGATQVMLQGGHHPDYGVEYYEELFSSVKQAYPQLAIHSIGPSEILHMAKVSGVSLDEAIARIKAAGLDSIAGAGAEMLPDRPRKAIAPLKESGARWLEVMELAHRQGIESTATMMMGTGETNAERIEHLRMIRDVQDRTQGFRAFIPWTYQPENNHLKGRTQATTLEYLRLVAVARLFFETVPHLQASWLTTGKDVGQLSLHMGVDDLGSIMLEENVISSAGARHRSNLHELIAMIRSAGRIPAQRDTLYRRLAVHHTPADDPTDERVVSHFSSIAMPGGGAGKSLPLVDAR, encoded by the coding sequence GTGACGGTGAGCCGGGAGATCGACGACATCCTGCAGCGCGGCGCGGACGGCGGGCGGATCACGCCCGAGGAGGCCCTGCTGCTCTACACCGAGGCGCCCTTCCACGCGCTGGGCGAGGCGGCGGACGCGGTACGCCGCCGGCGCTACCCGGACAACATCGTCACGTACCTGATCGACCGCAACATCAACTACACCAACGTCTGCGTGACGGCGTGCAAGTTCTGCGCGTTCTACCGGGCCCCCAAGCACAAGGAGGGCTGGACCCACCCGACCGAGGAGATCCTGCGCCGGTGCGGCGAGGCGGTCGAGCTGGGCGCCACCCAGGTGATGCTCCAGGGCGGCCACCACCCGGACTACGGCGTCGAGTACTACGAGGAGCTCTTCTCCTCGGTCAAGCAGGCGTACCCGCAGCTCGCCATCCACTCGATCGGGCCGAGCGAGATCCTGCACATGGCCAAGGTCTCCGGCGTGAGCCTGGACGAGGCGATCGCCCGGATCAAGGCGGCCGGGCTGGACTCGATCGCCGGCGCGGGCGCCGAGATGCTGCCCGACCGGCCGCGCAAGGCCATCGCCCCGCTCAAGGAGTCCGGCGCGCGCTGGCTGGAGGTCATGGAGCTGGCCCACCGCCAGGGCATCGAGTCGACCGCGACGATGATGATGGGCACCGGCGAGACCAACGCCGAGCGGATCGAGCACCTCCGGATGATCCGCGACGTGCAGGACCGCACCCAGGGCTTCCGGGCGTTCATCCCGTGGACGTACCAGCCGGAGAACAACCACCTCAAGGGCCGCACCCAGGCGACCACGCTGGAGTACCTGCGGCTGGTCGCGGTGGCCCGGCTCTTCTTCGAGACCGTGCCGCACCTGCAGGCGTCCTGGCTGACCACCGGCAAGGACGTCGGCCAGCTCTCGCTGCACATGGGCGTGGACGACCTGGGCTCGATCATGCTGGAGGAGAACGTCATCTCCTCGGCCGGCGCGCGGCACCGCTCCAACCTGCACGAGCTGATCGCCATGATCCGCTCGGCCGGCCGGATCCCGGCCCAGCGCGACACCCTCTACCGCCGCCTCGCGGTGCACCACACCCCGGCCGACGACCCGACCGACGAGCGGGTGGTCTCGCACTTCTCCTCGATCGCCATGCCCGGCGGCGGCGCCGGGAAGTCGCTGCCGCTGGTGGACGCCCGCTGA
- the paaE gene encoding 1,2-phenylacetyl-CoA epoxidase subunit PaaE, with protein MTVTITRPVRRRPAFHPLAVAAVDRLTDDAVAITFAVPEELRETFAFSPGQHLTVRREGADGADVRRSYSICSTPDELARHGRLRIGVREIPGGAFSAFACGALRGGDTVEVLPPLGHFTTAFAPERVRHYGAVVAGSGITPVLSLVATALAVEPASTFTLVYGNRTANTVMFAEELADLKDRYPTRLHLVHVLSREQGESPLLSGRIDAERLGRLLETIVPGDVIEEWFLCGPFGMVVAARELLTGRGLPESAVHTELFHVDAPPEPVRRPSDEPGAGAEVTILLDGRSSSFTMGRDERVLDAALKVRGELPYACKGGVCSTCKAKVVDGAVTMARNYALESDEVAAGYVLTCQSSPTTDRLTVDYDA; from the coding sequence GTGACTGTCACCATCACCCGACCGGTCCGCCGCCGGCCGGCCTTCCACCCGCTGGCCGTCGCCGCCGTCGACCGGCTCACCGACGACGCCGTGGCGATCACCTTCGCCGTGCCCGAGGAGCTGCGGGAGACCTTCGCGTTCTCCCCCGGCCAGCACCTCACCGTGCGCCGCGAGGGCGCGGACGGCGCGGACGTGCGGCGGTCGTACTCGATCTGCTCGACCCCGGACGAGCTGGCGCGGCACGGCCGGCTGCGGATCGGCGTGCGGGAGATCCCCGGCGGCGCGTTCTCCGCGTTCGCCTGCGGGGCGCTGCGCGGCGGCGACACCGTCGAGGTGCTGCCCCCGCTGGGGCACTTCACCACGGCGTTCGCGCCGGAGCGGGTCCGGCACTATGGCGCGGTCGTCGCCGGTTCCGGCATCACCCCGGTGCTCTCGCTGGTCGCGACCGCCCTGGCCGTCGAGCCGGCCAGCACCTTCACCCTGGTGTACGGCAACCGCACGGCCAACACGGTGATGTTCGCCGAGGAGTTGGCCGACCTGAAGGACCGCTACCCGACCCGGCTGCACCTGGTGCACGTGCTCTCCCGCGAGCAGGGCGAGTCGCCGCTGCTGTCGGGGCGGATCGACGCCGAGCGGCTGGGCCGGCTGCTGGAGACCATCGTGCCGGGCGACGTCATCGAGGAGTGGTTCCTCTGCGGCCCGTTCGGCATGGTGGTGGCCGCCCGGGAGCTGCTGACCGGGCGCGGCCTGCCCGAGTCGGCGGTGCACACCGAGCTGTTCCACGTCGACGCCCCGCCGGAGCCGGTGCGCCGCCCGAGCGACGAACCCGGCGCCGGGGCGGAGGTGACGATCCTGCTCGACGGCCGGTCGTCGAGCTTCACCATGGGGCGTGACGAGCGGGTGCTGGACGCGGCGCTCAAGGTCCGCGGCGAGCTGCCGTACGCCTGCAAGGGCGGCGTCTGTTCCACCTGCAAGGCGAAGGTCGTGGACGGGGCGGTGACGATGGCCCGCAACTACGCCCTGGAGTCCGACGAGGTGGCCGCCGGGTACGTCCTGACCTGCCAGTCCAGCCCGACCACCGATCGGCTCACGGTCGACTACGACGCCTGA
- the paaD gene encoding 1,2-phenylacetyl-CoA epoxidase subunit PaaD, producing the protein MTDPRAAVAAVVDPEIRVITIDELGILRAVDEDPATGRVVVTITPTYTGCPAMDVIRADIRRALAASGHPDAEVRTVYSPAWSTDWISDSGRAKLAAAGIAPPAPARTATVVPLTLAVRCPRCGSPETEQVSRFGSTACKALWRCRSCSEPFDHLKAL; encoded by the coding sequence GTGACCGACCCCAGGGCGGCCGTGGCGGCGGTGGTGGATCCGGAGATCCGGGTCATCACCATCGACGAGCTCGGCATCCTGCGGGCGGTCGACGAGGACCCGGCCACCGGCCGGGTCGTCGTGACCATCACCCCCACCTACACCGGCTGCCCGGCGATGGACGTGATCCGCGCGGACATCCGCCGGGCGCTGGCCGCCTCCGGTCACCCGGACGCCGAGGTGCGCACGGTCTACAGCCCGGCCTGGAGCACCGACTGGATCTCCGACAGCGGGCGGGCCAAGCTGGCCGCCGCCGGCATCGCCCCGCCCGCTCCGGCCCGGACCGCGACCGTGGTGCCGCTGACCCTGGCCGTCCGCTGCCCGCGCTGCGGCTCCCCGGAGACCGAGCAGGTCAGCCGCTTCGGCTCCACCGCGTGCAAGGCCCTCTGGCGCTGCCGCTCCTGCTCCGAACCCTTCGACCACCTGAAGGCGCTGTGA